In the Helianthus annuus cultivar XRQ/B chromosome 11, HanXRQr2.0-SUNRISE, whole genome shotgun sequence genome, one interval contains:
- the LOC110890985 gene encoding protein FAR1-RELATED SEQUENCE 5-like encodes MMSTTVDGVRICPTTGNQYYTPIVPDSSKPVVGMHFQSIDSAFNFYKKYAKLSGFEGRKHTQSSKNGVVIRKYFVCAKEGSATSCAVDTVNDSVGADKKLNDRRRRPSKRTGCKAHIRLSLTPKNTYRISHVFEEHNHSFVDEEDYHLLASSRKLTFTEEQPLSDFSEMNIGPVRAFNLMRKIRGGFDKVGVTSTDCKNFKRDINLFIGEFDVDMAVQRLMKKKLYLPNFSCEFYCDEKGALAGLFWADEEMKLNYEVFGDVMSFDATFRTNRYDLVFVPFTGIDNHHHNVTFAGSLLASETAESYKWLLQSFLKAFGVAPKVVVTDQDAAMKIAIRDVFPDTRHRLCMWHIMIKVSEKVGTELSQDEVFKEDICDVVWTDALEPAQFETQWCDLMIKYNLTSNSWLSDMYNLRSDWIPAYYRHEHMSGLMRTTSRSESENHFFGQLTNTKLSLVEFLSHFDTAMESQRFKRSKRDHDTRYTQPRMKTNYELELEAAKIYTRGIFFDVQEEIRLACKNCMCRREEEVGDSIKFYILQVNLPGLHEVLFTPKDMVIKCSCNRYEQYGLLCRHAFCVLRLCGIKEFPKKYVMGRWTRDVVPKKTKVSSFDQNAAGNQVEHASSIVREIMTATEHIVNRLVTNIDLLSLYRDQVIESKLKVDSADLPAESLDKNARLANILHADQPCSSSSATILPPSGIRNKGCGSNKRLKSFREVSSSRISKKTKTRGCLICGGHGHNSRTCKMKTTVADSQKSS; translated from the exons GAGTTCGTATCTGTCCAACTACTGGTAATCAGTATTATACTCCTATTGTTCCAGATTCTTCCAAACCTGTAGTTGGTATGCATTTCCAGTCAATTGATTCTGCCTTTAATTTCTATAAGAAGTATGCTAAGTTATCTGGGTTTGAGGGTCGAAAGCATACTCAATCTTCAAAAAATGGTGTTGTGATTAGAAAGTACTTTGTTTGTGCGAAAGAGGGTTCAGCGACATCCTGTGCTGTTGACACGGTAAATGATAGTGTTGGTGCTGATAAAAAGTTAAATGACCGAAGGAGGAGACCTTCTAAACGTACCGGATGTAAGGCACACATCCGTTTGTCTTTAACTCCAAAAAATACTTATAGAATTTCTCATGTATTTGAGGAGCATAATCATTCTTTTGTTGATGAAGAGGATTATCATCTTTTAGCTTCGTCTAGAAAGTTGACATTCACTGAAGAGCAACCGCTTTCTGATTTTTCTGAGATGAATATTGGTCCAGTTAGGGCATTCAACCTTATGAGAAAGATTCGTGGTGGATTTGATAAGGTTGGAGTGACGTCTACTGATTGTAAAAATTTTAAAAGAGATATTAATTTGTTCATTGGAGAGTTTGATGTGGATATGGCTGTCCAACGTCTTATGAAGAAGAAGCTGTATTTGCCGAATTTTTCTTGTGAATTTTATTGTGATGAAAAAGGTGCTCTTGCTGGATTATTTTGGGCTGATGAAGAAATGAAACTGAATTATGAGGTCTTTGGGGATGTTATGTCTTTTGATGCTACGTTCCGTACGAACAG GTATGACTTGGTATTTGTTCCGTTCACTGGAATCGATAATCATCATCACAATGTCACGTTTGCTGGTTCTTTGTTAGCATCTGAAACTGCtgaatcatataaatggcttctTCAAAGTTTTTTGAAGGCTTTTGGTGTTGCACCTAAGGTGGTTGTGACTGATCAGGACGCTGCAATGAAAATTGCCATCCGAGATGTTTTCCCAGATACCAGACATCGTTTGTGTATGTGGCATATAATGATCAAAGTTTCTGAAAAG gtTGGTACTGAGCTATCACAAGATGAGGTTTTTAAAGAAGATATATGTGATGTTGTATGGACTGATGCTCTTGAACCAGCACAGTTTGAGACACAATGGTGTGATTTAATGATTAAGTACAACCTTACTAGTAACAGCTGGCTGTCTGATATGTACAACCTCAGATCAGATTGGATTCCTGCATACTATCGTCATGAACATATGTCCGGTCTTATGCGTACAACATCTAGGTCTGAGAGTGAAAATCATTTTTTTGGTCAATTAACCAACACAAAATTGTCATTAGTTGAGTTTTTGAGCCATTTTGATACTGCAATGGAATCTCAGAGGTTTAAGCGCAGCAAACGTGATCATGATACCAGATACACACAACCTCGCATGAAAACCAATTATGAATTGGAACTGGAAGCTGCAAAGATTTATACTCGGGGGATATTTTTTGATGTTCAAGAAGAAATTCGACTTGCTTGCAAGAATTGTATGTGCAGGCGTGAAGAAGAAGTTGGTGATTCAATTAAGTTTTATATTCTACAGGTCAATCTTCCTGGCCTTCATGAG GTTCTTTTTACTCCTAAGGATATGGTAATTAAATGCAGCTGCAACCGATATGAGCAGTATGGTTTGCTATGTAGGCATGCCTTTTGTGTTCTTCGTCTTTGTGGTATAAAGGAGTTccctaaaaaatatgttatggGGCGTTGGACAAGAGATGTTGTTCCAAAAAAGACAAAAGTTTCGAGTTTTGATCAAAATGCTGCTGGTAATCAAGTTGAACATGCTTCCAGCATTGTGCGTGAGATAATGACTGCAACTGAACATATTGTTAACCGTCTTGTTACAAATATTGACCTGTTATCGTTGTATAGAGACCAAGTGATCGAGTCGAAGTTGAAGGTTGATTCTGCTGACCTTCCTGCAGAATCACTTGACAAGAATGCAAGATTAGCTAATATTCTTCATGCTGATCAGCCATGTTCATCGTCTTCTGCTACCATTCTTCCACCTAGTGGTATTAGAAACAAGGGGTGTGGTTCAAACAAACGCTTAAAGTcttttcgtgaggtatcatcttCAAGAATATCAAAGAAAACTAAAACTAGAGGTTGTTTGATATGTGGAGGTCATGGACATAATAGTCGGACTTGTAAGATGAAGACTACTGTTGCTGATTCCCAGAAGAGCAGTTAG